TGGTTGAACAAACAGAAGATCCATCAGAAGCGAAAAAAAGAGGATCAAAAGCTGTTGTTCAAAGAGATGTCACCCGCCTAGTGACACCAGGCACACTCACTGAAGACACCCTATTGGAACCAGGCTCAAACAATTTCCTGACATCCCTCTTTAAAAATCCGGCACACGAAACAAGAAAAGAAAACCTCTTTTCTCTTGCCAGTCTTGATATTTCAACCGGACAATTTTTGGTGAGCGAAGTCACAAGTTCTGATCTTAGCGGTGAACTAACAAAGCTCGCGCCAAGCGAACTCCTCATTGCAGATAATTTAAAAAACGAAGCCCACATTCGCCATATATTAGATCATCAACCAGCCGTACAAACCCCAGTTCCAACCGCTTACTTCAACAGCCTCGGTGGTGAGGCCGCTTTAAAAGCAGCTCTCAAAGTCACTGAACTTGAAGGGTTTGGAACGTATGGACGCGGCGAACTAGCTGCGATAGGAGCTCTTCTGAAATATGTTGAGCTGACACAAATCGGCAAATGCCCACTTGTTAGACCACCAAGTCGTTCAATTGAAAATGCGACCATGGTCATCGACGCAGCGACCAGAGGCAACCTCGAACTAATCAAATCAACCAGAATGACCAAAAAAGGCAGCCTCTTTGATGCACTTGACAGAACAGTAACAGGAGCCGGATCTCGCCAATTAGCCGCTCAAATAAGCGCACCGCTAAATGATGTCTCTGCAATTAATAACCGTCTGAACAGCCTTGAATTTTTTAATAATAACAGTGCGGCAAGAGATACCATCCGCAAGACGCTGCGCCGCACACCAGACATGGCCCGCGCCCTCTCTCGTCTCTCTTTAAAGCGTGGCGGTCCAAAAGACTTAGGCGCCATTCGCTCTGGCCTGCTCGTTGCCGATGAAGTTTTAAAAGAACTCGAACATTTCAAACAAGAGCATCTACCAGAGACCATAAAACAAATCAGTAAATCACTGCTCTTTGCCTCAGGCTCTCTCAAAGATAAATTAGACAGATACCTAGCAGAAGACTTACCTCTTCAGGCCAGAGACGGTGGCTTCATCAAAGAAGGTAATCATGAAGGGCTAGACGAGCAACGCACTTTGCGCGATCAAAGCCGCACCATCATCGCAAACCTTCAAGCGACTTATAGAGAAACAACAGGCATCAAATCTCTTAAAGTCAGACACAACAACCAATTTGGATTTTTCGTTGAAGTCACCCAGCTCAATGCCAATCAACTCCTCACAGGTCCATTAAGTGAAACTTTTCGTCACCGCCAAACCCTTGCAAATAATGTTCGCTTCAATACCGAAGAACTAATCGAGACCGAATCTAAAATTACCCAAGCCGCCGAAAGAGCGCTAGCCATCGAACTTAACCTCTTTTCTGAACTCAGCTCAGATGTTGAAAAAGCAGGCGACAAAATCAGCCAGTGCGCTGAAAGTCTGGCAGATCTCGATGTGATTTTAAGTCTCTCTTTATTGAGTGAAGAAGAAAACTACACCCGTCCAATCATTGATCAAAGCCGCACCTTCATAATTAAAAATGGCCGCCACCCGGTTGTCGAGCAAGCCCTGCGTAAATCTAAGTCCGGCCCCTTTATTGAAAATAATTGCGGGCTCACCAAAAACAACAACAACAAAGAAGGCTCTGCCAACATTTGGCTCCTCACCGGCCCTAACATGGCTGGTAAATCAACTTACCTCCGGCAAAACGCTCTCATCGCCATCATGGCTCAGATGGGCAGTTTCGTACCCGCAGCCAGCGCTCATATCGGTTTGATCGACAGGCTCTTTTCAAGAGTAGGCGCTTCAGATGACCTTGCTCGTGGGCGCTCAACCTTCATGGTTGAAATGGTCGAAACCGCCGCCATTCTCAATCAAGCAACTGAGAAATCCTTGGTCATCCTCGATGAAATTGGCCGCGGAACTGCCACCTTTGACGGCCTCTCAATTGCCTGGGCCGCTGTTGAATATCTACACAACATCAGTAAAACCCGCGCTCTCTTTGCAACCCACTATCATGAGCTAACAACCCTGTCTGAAAAGTTAGCCGGCGTGACGAACGCCACCATCGAAGTGAAAGAATGGAATGATGAAATCGTCTTCCTCCACCGTGTCATTATGGGAGCTGCTGATCGTTCTTATGGTATCCAGGTCGCAAAGCTCGCAGGCCTTCCCAAAGCCGTAATTAAACGAGCGAATGAAGTCCTCAATGTTCTAGAGAATAAAAATCAGAAATCTGGTGGCATAAACCAATTGGAAGATCTGCCCCTTTTCTCAATGGAACTCCCTGAAAATGAAGAAGAGATAGAAGAAACAGCCAAACCAAACCCAATTGGCGATAAATTACAAGACGAGCTATCAAACCTAAATCCAGATGAATTAACGCCTAAAAACGCCCTGGACATGCTGTATAAATTAAAAGCAATCTCTCAACAAAAGCCATAAAAGAGAAACCTTTAAAGAAAAAATTATCCAAAGGCTTAAGACATTAAGAGTTCTCTAGCGAAAAGAAACAGGTTTATGCTAAACTAATTCTAACAATTATTAACCTATTCAATTTAAGAAGACATTCATTCACAAGAGCCGTACCTAGAAAGTCATATGGATAAATTATTCACAAGCAAGCCCCCTTTTTTCACTCCCAATCAGCTAAGAGATGAAATTACCGAGCTATGGCGCAAATATCAAAAACAAGAAAGTAAATTACGCCAGGAAGTATTAGCCAAACTCTGTGAGGTAAAAAAACACGCTCATTCCCAGGCTGAAATCAACTTGCTCGAAGATGGCGATGGCAGGCTTTGTGCTGAAGGACTTTCACATTTTCAAGACGAATTAATTCGAGTTATCTACGATTTCACCACAAAACATATTCACAGAGCGCATAATCCATCTTCTGCCGAGCGCATCGCCGTGGTGGCAACGGGCGGTTATGGTCGCGGCGCTCTCGCCCCCGGCTCAGATATCGATTTGCTATTTCTCCTTCCCTACAAACAAACCGCATGGGGAGAAAGTGTTGTAGAATATATGCTCTATCTCTTGTGGGATATGGGCTTTAAAGTCGGTCACGCCACCCGCTCGATTGAGCAAACGGTTCGCTTTGCCAAATCAGACATGACCATCCGAACAGCAATGCTCGACAGCAGATATCTCTGGGGAGAAGAAACTCTCTATGAAGAATTTCTGGAT
The sequence above is a segment of the Hyphomicrobiales bacterium 4NK60-0047b genome. Coding sequences within it:
- the mutS gene encoding DNA mismatch repair protein MutS; the encoded protein is MSTQNIENQGNETKGIESKSSPEIDEKMKQKENKKAKAAEKPSPVIAQYLELKAVNPGYILFYQLGDFYELFFDDAIEASEKLGLTLTKRGTYQGKDIPMAGVPLKVADEYLQKAIRAGFKVAVVEQTEDPSEAKKRGSKAVVQRDVTRLVTPGTLTEDTLLEPGSNNFLTSLFKNPAHETRKENLFSLASLDISTGQFLVSEVTSSDLSGELTKLAPSELLIADNLKNEAHIRHILDHQPAVQTPVPTAYFNSLGGEAALKAALKVTELEGFGTYGRGELAAIGALLKYVELTQIGKCPLVRPPSRSIENATMVIDAATRGNLELIKSTRMTKKGSLFDALDRTVTGAGSRQLAAQISAPLNDVSAINNRLNSLEFFNNNSAARDTIRKTLRRTPDMARALSRLSLKRGGPKDLGAIRSGLLVADEVLKELEHFKQEHLPETIKQISKSLLFASGSLKDKLDRYLAEDLPLQARDGGFIKEGNHEGLDEQRTLRDQSRTIIANLQATYRETTGIKSLKVRHNNQFGFFVEVTQLNANQLLTGPLSETFRHRQTLANNVRFNTEELIETESKITQAAERALAIELNLFSELSSDVEKAGDKISQCAESLADLDVILSLSLLSEEENYTRPIIDQSRTFIIKNGRHPVVEQALRKSKSGPFIENNCGLTKNNNNKEGSANIWLLTGPNMAGKSTYLRQNALIAIMAQMGSFVPAASAHIGLIDRLFSRVGASDDLARGRSTFMVEMVETAAILNQATEKSLVILDEIGRGTATFDGLSIAWAAVEYLHNISKTRALFATHYHELTTLSEKLAGVTNATIEVKEWNDEIVFLHRVIMGAADRSYGIQVAKLAGLPKAVIKRANEVLNVLENKNQKSGGINQLEDLPLFSMELPENEEEIEETAKPNPIGDKLQDELSNLNPDELTPKNALDMLYKLKAISQQKP